Proteins encoded together in one Polaribacter reichenbachii window:
- a CDS encoding ABC transporter permease encodes MFDLDRWREIFQSINKNRLRSVMSGFTVAFAILLFTLLFGIVSGLSNTFKGAFADDAQNAMFVRVWKSSKPYKGLQTGRRIQLKNDDYNFVKEEFGDKLQYQSARIYKNFVLKYKNNADTYSVMAIHPDHQFLEKTIINEGRYVNERDIKEKSKVIVIGRLIKEDLFGERPALGKRLNVNGSSYLIIGVFSDEGGDNEERKAFIPLTTAQMIYGNNDYISQMALGYDPNLSLDAAVAFGNKMERDLRKKLSIHPDDQSALSVRNMAEANKGVGQFMGALYAIVILIGSGTLVAGIIGISNIMIFVIKERTKEFGIRKALGAKPSSIVGMVVQESVLITTIAGYLGLSLGTYLLSLIGDSLEKDYFIKDPSVSPGIVIGATIILVLSGLIAGYVPAKRAANIKPIVALRAD; translated from the coding sequence ATGTTTGATTTAGACAGATGGAGAGAAATTTTTCAAAGCATTAATAAAAACAGATTACGTTCTGTAATGTCTGGTTTTACTGTAGCTTTTGCCATTTTATTATTCACCTTACTTTTTGGTATAGTTAGTGGTTTAAGTAACACTTTTAAAGGTGCTTTTGCAGATGATGCTCAAAATGCAATGTTTGTTAGGGTTTGGAAATCTTCTAAACCATATAAAGGTTTACAAACAGGTCGAAGAATCCAATTAAAAAATGACGATTATAATTTTGTAAAAGAGGAATTTGGAGACAAATTACAATATCAGTCAGCAAGAATTTATAAAAACTTTGTTTTAAAATACAAGAATAATGCAGACACTTATAGTGTTATGGCAATACATCCTGATCATCAATTTTTAGAAAAAACCATCATAAACGAAGGTAGGTATGTAAATGAAAGAGACATTAAAGAAAAATCTAAAGTAATTGTTATAGGTAGATTGATAAAAGAAGATCTATTTGGAGAAAGACCTGCTTTAGGTAAACGTTTAAATGTTAATGGAAGTTCTTATTTAATTATTGGTGTTTTTTCTGATGAAGGTGGAGATAATGAAGAAAGAAAAGCCTTTATACCTTTAACTACAGCACAAATGATTTATGGTAACAATGATTACATTAGTCAAATGGCATTGGGTTATGACCCAAATTTAAGTTTAGATGCTGCAGTTGCTTTTGGTAATAAAATGGAGCGTGATTTACGTAAAAAATTAAGCATTCATCCAGATGATCAAAGTGCCCTTTCTGTTAGAAATATGGCAGAAGCGAATAAAGGAGTTGGTCAATTTATGGGAGCATTATATGCAATTGTAATCTTAATTGGTTCTGGTACTTTAGTTGCAGGTATTATAGGTATTTCTAATATTATGATTTTTGTAATTAAAGAAAGAACTAAAGAATTTGGGATAAGAAAAGCACTTGGAGCAAAACCATCATCTATTGTAGGTATGGTTGTACAAGAATCTGTTTTAATCACTACAATTGCCGGTTATTTAGGTTTGTCTTTGGGTACTTATTTATTGTCTTTGATTGGAGATAGTTTAGAAAAAGATTACTTTATTAAAGACCCAAGTGTAAGTCCAGGTATTGTAATTGGAGCAACAATTATTCTAGTTTTATCAGGATTAATTGCAGGTTATGTACCCGCAAAAAGAGCAGCAAATATTAAACCTATTGTAGCATTAAGAGCAGATTGA
- a CDS encoding ABC transporter permease has translation MKFLFDSDTWQEIYGSIRKNKVRTVITIIGVLWGIFLLVVLLGAARGMENGFNKLFGNFATNSVFVWTQSTDTPFKGFQEGRRFRLTMNDIEVLKSEFSDEIQLLAPRNQTNNLLVHNFKSGDFRVSGDYPVLDQIQKKQLIFGRFLNGNDILLNSKVTVISEDMYKQLFDKGEMPIGEYIKINSINYKVIGVYKPSNTIDFDGDTAYIPFTTFKKVYNTANKVDWMMITAHKGTDIEQMETDILLTLKGLHKVHPEDKRAFGSVNLGKEIGKVTGFLTGMQFLTWFVGIATLIAGVFAIGNILLITVKERTKEIGIRRALGATPKSIRQQIILESVFLTTIAGMLGIVFGGFILFLIDNFLGQGDDAILINPTVNIPIIFIAFATLIVLGTMIGLIPAHMATVVKPIEALREE, from the coding sequence ATGAAGTTTTTATTTGATTCAGATACTTGGCAAGAAATTTACGGAAGCATCCGTAAAAATAAAGTGAGAACCGTAATTACAATTATTGGTGTGCTTTGGGGTATTTTCCTTTTAGTTGTGCTTTTAGGAGCAGCAAGAGGAATGGAAAATGGTTTTAATAAACTGTTTGGAAACTTTGCAACCAATAGTGTTTTTGTTTGGACTCAATCTACAGATACACCTTTTAAAGGTTTTCAAGAAGGTAGAAGGTTTCGTTTAACAATGAACGATATTGAAGTTTTAAAATCAGAATTTTCAGATGAAATACAATTATTAGCACCAAGAAATCAAACTAATAATTTGCTCGTACACAATTTTAAATCTGGTGATTTTAGAGTAAGTGGAGATTATCCTGTTTTAGATCAAATTCAAAAAAAGCAATTGATATTTGGGCGTTTTTTAAATGGAAATGATATCCTTTTAAATTCAAAAGTTACTGTGATATCAGAAGATATGTACAAACAATTGTTTGATAAAGGTGAAATGCCAATTGGAGAATATATTAAAATAAACAGTATAAATTATAAGGTTATTGGTGTTTATAAACCCTCAAATACAATAGATTTTGATGGTGATACAGCTTACATACCTTTTACAACGTTTAAAAAAGTATATAACACAGCTAATAAAGTTGATTGGATGATGATTACTGCTCATAAAGGTACAGATATTGAGCAAATGGAAACCGATATTCTTTTAACTTTAAAAGGTTTACACAAAGTACATCCAGAGGATAAAAGAGCATTTGGTAGTGTAAATTTAGGTAAAGAAATAGGTAAAGTAACCGGTTTTTTAACAGGTATGCAGTTTTTAACATGGTTCGTTGGTATTGCAACTTTAATTGCAGGAGTTTTTGCAATTGGTAATATCCTTTTAATAACTGTAAAAGAACGTACAAAAGAAATCGGAATTCGACGCGCTTTGGGTGCAACACCAAAAAGTATTCGTCAGCAAATTATATTAGAATCAGTTTTTCTAACAACAATAGCTGGTATGTTAGGTATTGTGTTTGGTGGTTTTATCTTATTTTTAATCGACAACTTTTTAGGGCAAGGAGATGATGCCATTTTAATAAACCCAACAGTAAACATACCAATTATTTTTATAGCATTTGCTACCTTAATAGTATTAGGTACAATGATAGGTTTAATACCTGCACATATGGCAACAGTAGTAAAACCAATAGAAGCATTAAGAGAAGAATAA
- a CDS encoding DUF2721 domain-containing protein, producing the protein MEQLTLTTPALLFSAISLIMLAYTNRFLAYASVIRNLHAKYLENNDDSLLRQIKNLRIRLNLTRYMQIFGITSLLFCVLTMFLIYIDFYIIAVWAFGIGLILLLISLALLIKEIQISAEALQHQIEDIEQYLGNK; encoded by the coding sequence ATGGAACAACTTACTTTAACCACACCAGCTTTATTATTTTCGGCGATTTCTTTGATTATGCTTGCTTATACAAATCGATTTTTGGCGTATGCTTCTGTTATCAGAAATTTACACGCTAAGTATTTAGAAAATAATGATGACTCTCTTTTAAGACAGATTAAAAACTTAAGAATTCGTTTAAATTTAACGAGATATATGCAAATATTCGGAATTACAAGTTTGTTATTCTGCGTATTAACAATGTTCTTAATTTATATTGATTTTTACATAATTGCAGTTTGGGCTTTTGGTATTGGCTTAATTTTACTGCTTATTTCTTTGGCATTATTAATTAAAGAAATTCAAATTTCTGCTGAGGCTTTACAACATCAAATAGAAGATATTGAACAATATTTAGGCAATAAATAG
- a CDS encoding pyruvate dehydrogenase complex dihydrolipoamide acetyltransferase has product MATVINMPRLSDTMEEGVVAQWLKKVGDKVEEGDILAEIETDKATMEFESFYEGTLLHIGIQEGETSPVDKLLAIIGEEGEDISALLNGEAEPVKEEAATEETKEETTSEASTESAAIPEGVNVIAMPRLSDTMTDGTVASWLKKVGDKVEEGDILAEIETDKATMEFECFYEGTILHIGVQEGETAPVDSLLTIIGPEGTDVSAIVASGGTASAAPAEEKPAATPEKKETKPVAKVEEAKPAATTSNTSNGRVFASPLAKKIAADKGFNLADITGSGENGRIIKKDVENFTPAAKVEASAATTTVIAAGEEKSEEVKNSQMRKAIAKSLGNSKFTAPDFSLNIEVDMDNAMASRKTINAIPDVKVSFNDMVVKACAMALKKHPQVNTSWSDANTIYHSHIHVGVAVAVDDGLLVPVIKHTDSLSLTQIGAGIRDLAGKARNKKLAPAEMQGSTFTVSNLGMFGIQNFNSIINQPNSAILSVGAIVQKPVVKDGQIVVGNTMNLTLTCDHRTVDGAVGAQFLQTLKTFIENPVTMLA; this is encoded by the coding sequence ATGGCTACAGTAATAAATATGCCGCGTTTAAGTGACACCATGGAAGAAGGTGTTGTGGCACAATGGTTAAAAAAAGTTGGAGATAAAGTTGAAGAAGGCGATATTTTAGCAGAAATCGAAACTGATAAAGCTACAATGGAGTTTGAATCTTTCTATGAAGGAACTTTATTACACATTGGTATTCAAGAAGGAGAAACTTCTCCTGTAGATAAACTTTTAGCCATTATTGGTGAAGAAGGCGAAGATATATCTGCACTTTTAAACGGAGAAGCAGAACCTGTAAAAGAAGAAGCTGCCACAGAAGAAACTAAAGAAGAAACTACTTCTGAAGCTTCAACTGAAAGTGCTGCTATTCCAGAAGGTGTAAATGTTATTGCTATGCCTCGTTTAAGTGATACGATGACAGATGGTACAGTAGCTTCTTGGTTAAAGAAAGTTGGCGACAAAGTTGAAGAAGGTGATATTTTAGCAGAAATTGAAACTGATAAAGCAACAATGGAATTTGAATGTTTCTACGAAGGAACAATCTTACACATTGGTGTTCAAGAAGGTGAAACAGCTCCTGTTGATAGCTTACTTACAATAATTGGCCCAGAAGGAACTGATGTTTCTGCGATTGTAGCAAGTGGTGGAACTGCTTCTGCAGCTCCAGCAGAAGAAAAACCTGCTGCAACTCCAGAAAAGAAAGAAACTAAACCTGTTGCTAAAGTAGAAGAAGCAAAACCTGCTGCAACTACAAGTAATACTTCTAACGGTCGTGTTTTTGCATCTCCATTAGCAAAGAAAATTGCTGCTGATAAAGGTTTTAATCTTGCTGATATTACTGGTTCTGGCGAAAATGGTAGAATTATTAAAAAAGATGTAGAAAACTTTACTCCTGCTGCTAAAGTAGAAGCTAGTGCTGCTACAACTACTGTTATTGCTGCTGGTGAAGAAAAATCTGAGGAAGTTAAAAATTCTCAAATGCGTAAAGCAATTGCAAAATCTTTAGGTAATTCTAAATTTACTGCTCCTGATTTCAGTTTAAATATTGAGGTTGATATGGACAATGCAATGGCTTCTCGTAAAACTATCAATGCAATTCCAGATGTAAAAGTGTCATTTAATGATATGGTTGTTAAAGCTTGTGCTATGGCATTAAAAAAACATCCACAAGTAAACACTTCTTGGTCAGATGCTAATACAATTTACCACAGTCATATTCATGTTGGTGTTGCTGTTGCTGTAGATGATGGCTTATTAGTACCTGTAATTAAACATACAGACTCTTTAAGTTTAACTCAAATTGGTGCAGGTATTAGAGATTTAGCTGGTAAAGCAAGAAACAAAAAATTAGCTCCTGCAGAAATGCAAGGAAGTACTTTTACAGTATCTAACTTAGGTATGTTTGGTATTCAGAATTTTAATTCTATTATCAATCAACCAAACTCTGCAATTTTATCTGTAGGTGCAATTGTGCAAAAACCAGTTGTTAAAGATGGGCAAATTGTTGTTGGTAATACAATGAACTTAACTTTAACTTGCGATCACAGAACTGTTGATGGTGCTGTTGGTGCTCAATTTTTACAAACTTTAAAAACGTTTATAGAAAACCCTGTTACAATGTTAGCATAG
- a CDS encoding DUF1853 family protein, with translation MHQKTKDIQNRYDGFLQTPSLWKNKDVYELHQFKIEPKTLKIDFNIDEKLRLGKYIERFVSYQLAQEKDINILCENIQIQQNRITLGELDCILLKDKKPIHLEVIYKFYLFDDTVGTTEIDHFIGPNRKDALVEKLTKLKEKQLPLLYSNECENYLKSIHLSSEKIEQQVYFKAQLFVPYAFKNMQLKTLNTDCISGFYINQKELTAFNDCKFFIPNKKDWLVNPHQNVKWFNYTDFKEKSAAYLARNFSPLCWLKMKNGEIFKFFLVWWN, from the coding sequence ATGCATCAAAAAACAAAAGACATTCAAAATAGATATGATGGCTTTTTACAAACGCCTAGTTTGTGGAAAAATAAAGATGTATATGAATTACATCAATTTAAAATTGAACCCAAAACTTTAAAAATTGATTTTAATATTGATGAAAAACTAAGATTAGGTAAATATATAGAACGTTTTGTTTCTTATCAATTAGCACAAGAAAAAGACATTAATATACTTTGTGAAAATATTCAAATTCAGCAAAATAGAATTACTTTAGGCGAATTGGATTGTATCCTTCTAAAGGATAAAAAACCAATTCATTTAGAGGTAATTTATAAGTTTTATTTGTTTGATGACACAGTTGGAACCACTGAAATTGATCATTTTATTGGGCCAAACAGAAAAGATGCTTTAGTAGAAAAACTCACTAAACTGAAAGAAAAACAATTGCCACTACTCTATTCTAATGAATGTGAAAATTATTTAAAAAGCATCCATTTATCATCAGAAAAAATAGAGCAACAAGTATATTTTAAAGCACAATTATTTGTGCCTTATGCATTTAAAAATATGCAATTAAAAACTTTGAATACAGATTGTATTTCTGGTTTTTACATCAATCAAAAAGAACTTACAGCGTTTAATGATTGTAAGTTTTTTATCCCTAATAAAAAAGATTGGTTGGTGAATCCGCATCAAAATGTAAAATGGTTTAATTATACCGACTTTAAAGAAAAATCTGCTGCATATTTAGCCAGAAATTTTTCGCCTCTTTGTTGGTTAAAAATGAAAAATGGAGAAATTTTTAAATTTTTTCTAGTTTGGTGGAACTGA
- a CDS encoding HAD family hydrolase: MKIPKEIKCVIFDMDGVIIDSEEIHKKAYYETFTSVGVDVSPELYKTLTGSSTINTFQRLIAHYNLDVKPEDLVIDKRKRYVNFFENDPTLHLVNGVENLIKYCYNKGLTLVLASSSAMVNIDRVFNRFNLNSYFNAKISGADLTESKPHPEIFEKAAILGNTPKENCIVIEDSDNGIKAANDAGIFVFGFKNPMVADQSLKNADFVIDDYNTIKTYL, translated from the coding sequence ATGAAAATACCAAAAGAAATTAAATGTGTTATTTTTGATATGGATGGAGTTATAATAGACTCAGAAGAAATTCATAAAAAAGCGTATTATGAAACATTTACGTCTGTTGGGGTCGATGTTTCTCCTGAACTTTATAAAACACTCACAGGATCATCAACCATAAATACATTTCAGAGATTAATAGCGCATTATAATTTAGATGTAAAACCAGAAGACTTAGTTATTGATAAAAGAAAACGTTATGTAAATTTCTTTGAAAACGATCCAACTTTACATTTAGTAAATGGCGTAGAAAACCTTATAAAATATTGCTACAACAAAGGGTTAACTTTAGTTTTAGCCTCATCTTCTGCAATGGTAAATATTGATAGAGTTTTTAATCGTTTTAATTTAAACTCTTATTTTAATGCTAAAATTAGTGGTGCGGATTTAACGGAATCTAAACCACACCCAGAAATCTTTGAAAAAGCAGCAATTTTAGGTAATACTCCAAAAGAAAACTGTATAGTTATTGAAGATTCAGATAACGGAATTAAAGCTGCAAATGATGCTGGTATTTTTGTCTTCGGATTTAAAAATCCTATGGTTGCAGATCAATCTTTAAAAAATGCTGATTTTGTTATTGATGATTATAACACCATAAAAACGTATTTATAA
- a CDS encoding ABC transporter ATP-binding protein produces the protein MIRIEKLHKSYPIGKDSLHVLKGIDLHIKEGEFVSIMGSSGSGKSTLLNIVGLLDIHDEGDYYLNGQLIKDMNEKKAALLRNKFLGFIFQSFNLISYKTALENVALPLYYKGMNRKDRLKVALDYLEKVGLKDWANHLPNELSGGQKQRVAIARALVTKPKVVLADEPTGALDSTTTDSVMDLLKDINDEGMTVFVITHEEEVAEQTKRIVRLKDGLIISDELTKASKAV, from the coding sequence ATGATTAGAATAGAAAAACTACACAAATCTTATCCAATAGGAAAAGATTCTTTACACGTACTTAAGGGAATTGATTTACACATAAAAGAAGGCGAGTTTGTTTCTATTATGGGTTCTTCTGGTTCAGGGAAATCTACATTATTAAATATTGTTGGTTTATTAGATATTCATGACGAAGGTGATTATTATTTAAATGGTCAGCTAATTAAAGATATGAATGAGAAAAAAGCAGCGCTTTTAAGAAATAAATTCTTAGGTTTTATTTTTCAGTCTTTTAACTTAATTTCTTATAAAACAGCATTAGAAAACGTTGCATTACCTTTGTATTATAAAGGTATGAATAGAAAAGACCGTTTAAAAGTTGCTTTAGATTATCTAGAAAAAGTAGGTTTAAAAGATTGGGCAAACCATTTACCAAACGAACTTTCTGGAGGGCAAAAACAAAGAGTTGCCATTGCAAGAGCTTTAGTAACCAAACCAAAAGTAGTTTTAGCAGATGAGCCAACTGGTGCATTAGATTCTACGACAACGGATTCTGTAATGGACTTATTAAAAGACATTAATGATGAAGGAATGACAGTTTTTGTAATTACACACGAAGAAGAAGTTGCAGAACAAACCAAAAGAATTGTACGTTTAAAAGATGGTCTTATTATTAGTGATGAGTTAACAAAAGCGTCTAAAGCAGTATAA
- a CDS encoding efflux RND transporter periplasmic adaptor subunit — protein MSKRAKIILIIIAIGFIAALIWFGKKNKTSIVEYETETPFKTTIVKKTVATGKVTPLEEIEIKPQITGIIDKIMLLEGSKVKKGDLIATVRVVPNEQSLISAKGRVDNIRISLSNAEISYKRNKNLFDKGVISRQEFENVELTYNQAKQDLKNAQNDYMIIKKGSAGSGGSANTNIMAQMSGTILEIPVKEGDQVIQSNNFNAGTTIASIADMNKMIFEGKVDESEVGKLVSGSDIEVSIGAIEGKMFPAKLNFIAPKGTEESGAVQFKIKADVSLDDNYFIRAGYSANADIVLEKKDSVLAIKEALLKFDKKTEEPYVEVKTGEGTFEKRTLKLGTSDGVNVEVLDGISETDEIKIWNKVSKDDKNDGNN, from the coding sequence ATGAGTAAAAGAGCAAAAATTATTTTAATTATCATAGCAATAGGTTTTATTGCAGCGTTAATTTGGTTCGGAAAAAAGAACAAAACTAGTATTGTAGAATACGAAACAGAAACGCCTTTTAAAACTACAATTGTTAAAAAAACGGTAGCTACAGGTAAAGTAACTCCTTTAGAAGAAATTGAAATTAAGCCACAAATAACAGGTATTATCGATAAAATAATGCTTTTAGAAGGTTCTAAAGTAAAGAAAGGTGATTTAATTGCAACTGTAAGAGTTGTACCTAATGAGCAATCTTTAATTAGTGCAAAAGGTAGAGTAGATAATATTAGAATTAGCTTGAGTAATGCTGAGATTTCTTACAAAAGAAATAAAAATTTATTCGATAAAGGTGTTATTTCTAGACAAGAATTCGAGAATGTAGAGTTAACTTATAATCAAGCAAAGCAAGATTTAAAAAATGCTCAGAACGATTATATGATTATTAAAAAAGGTTCTGCAGGTTCAGGTGGTTCTGCGAACACAAATATTATGGCTCAAATGTCTGGAACTATTTTAGAAATTCCGGTTAAAGAAGGAGACCAAGTAATACAATCTAACAACTTTAATGCAGGTACAACTATTGCATCTATTGCAGATATGAACAAAATGATCTTTGAAGGTAAAGTAGATGAATCAGAAGTTGGTAAATTAGTAAGTGGTTCAGATATTGAGGTTTCAATTGGAGCTATAGAAGGGAAAATGTTTCCTGCAAAATTAAACTTTATCGCACCAAAAGGTACAGAAGAATCTGGTGCAGTTCAGTTTAAAATTAAGGCAGATGTTTCTTTAGACGACAATTATTTTATTAGAGCTGGTTATAGTGCCAATGCAGATATTGTGTTAGAAAAAAAAGACAGTGTTTTAGCAATTAAAGAAGCTTTATTAAAATTTGATAAAAAAACAGAAGAACCATATGTAGAAGTAAAAACTGGAGAAGGAACTTTTGAAAAAAGAACTTTAAAATTAGGAACTTCTGATGGCGTAAACGTAGAAGTTTTAGACGGAATTTCTGAAACTGACGAAATTAAAATCTGGAACAAAGTTTCTAAAGATGATAAAAATGATGGTAATAACTAA
- the pdhA gene encoding pyruvate dehydrogenase (acetyl-transferring) E1 component subunit alpha: MKKITKQTYLDWYKDMLFWRKFEDKLASVYIQQKVRGFLHLYNGQEAILAGALHAMDLSKDKMITAYRNHVQPIGMGEDPKRVMAELYGKATGTSKGMGGSMHIFSKEFRFYGGHGIVGGQIPLGAGLAFADKYKGNDAVTLTCFGDGAARQGSLHEAFNMAMLWKLPVIFIVENNGYAMGTSVDRTANHDDIWKLGLGYEMPCGPVDAMNPIKVAEAVDEAIQRARRGDGPTFLEMKTYRYRGHSMSDAQHYRTKDEVEEYKKIDPITQVKDIILEKGYATEEEISEIDKDVKSKVKECEKFAEESPYPETQQLYDMVYEQEDYPFIS, translated from the coding sequence ATGAAAAAAATCACCAAACAAACCTATTTAGATTGGTACAAAGACATGCTTTTCTGGCGTAAGTTCGAAGACAAGTTAGCATCTGTTTACATTCAACAAAAAGTAAGAGGATTCTTACACCTGTATAATGGACAGGAAGCTATTTTAGCAGGAGCTTTACATGCAATGGATTTATCGAAAGATAAAATGATTACTGCCTACAGAAATCACGTACAACCAATTGGTATGGGAGAAGATCCTAAACGTGTTATGGCTGAACTTTATGGTAAAGCAACAGGAACTTCTAAAGGTATGGGTGGTTCTATGCATATTTTTTCTAAAGAATTTCGTTTTTATGGTGGTCATGGTATTGTTGGTGGTCAAATTCCTTTAGGTGCTGGTCTTGCATTTGCAGACAAATATAAAGGTAATGATGCCGTAACTTTAACTTGTTTTGGTGATGGTGCTGCAAGACAAGGTTCTTTACATGAAGCTTTTAATATGGCTATGTTATGGAAATTACCTGTTATTTTTATTGTAGAAAATAATGGTTATGCAATGGGGACTTCTGTAGATAGAACTGCGAATCATGATGATATTTGGAAATTAGGTTTAGGTTACGAAATGCCTTGTGGACCAGTAGATGCTATGAATCCTATTAAGGTTGCAGAAGCTGTAGATGAAGCCATTCAAAGAGCTAGACGTGGAGATGGACCAACTTTCTTAGAAATGAAAACATACAGATATAGAGGTCATTCAATGTCTGATGCGCAACACTACAGAACAAAAGATGAAGTTGAAGAGTACAAAAAAATTGATCCAATAACTCAAGTAAAAGATATTATCTTAGAAAAGGGTTATGCTACAGAAGAAGAAATTTCTGAAATAGATAAAGACGTAAAAAGTAAAGTAAAAGAATGCGAAAAGTTCGCAGAAGAATCTCCATATCCAGAAACTCAACAGTTATATGATATGGTATACGAACAAGAAGATTATCCTTTTATAAGTTAA
- a CDS encoding M15 family metallopeptidase, whose translation MKNILFLIALGFCITISAQNLPKGFVYLSDIDASIQKELRYLGNNNFIGKPIDGYINNCVIVSKETAKALKKVQTILNKKGLSLKIFDAYRPQQAVNHFVKWAKVLNDTLMKQQYYPKVPKSQLFNLGYIASKSGHTRGSTTDLTIIDIKTGKELDMGSPFDFFGIESHPFYKNITQKRKENRMLLRKVMLDNGFKPYDHEWWHFTLKNEPFPKTYFNFPIQ comes from the coding sequence ATGAAAAATATTCTTTTTTTAATCGCTCTTGGTTTTTGTATTACAATAAGTGCTCAAAATTTACCAAAAGGTTTTGTGTATTTATCTGATATTGATGCTTCCATCCAAAAAGAATTACGTTATTTAGGTAACAATAATTTTATAGGTAAACCTATTGATGGTTATATAAACAATTGTGTTATTGTTAGTAAAGAAACTGCTAAAGCTCTAAAAAAAGTACAAACCATTTTAAATAAAAAAGGCTTAAGTCTAAAAATTTTTGATGCTTACAGACCACAACAAGCTGTAAACCATTTTGTAAAATGGGCAAAGGTTTTGAATGATACTTTAATGAAACAACAATACTACCCAAAAGTACCAAAATCACAATTGTTTAATTTAGGGTATATCGCATCAAAATCTGGACATACAAGAGGTAGCACAACAGATTTAACTATTATTGATATAAAAACAGGCAAAGAATTAGATATGGGTAGCCCATTTGATTTTTTCGGAATTGAATCTCATCCTTTCTATAAAAACATTACCCAGAAACGAAAAGAAAACAGAATGTTACTTAGAAAAGTGATGTTAGACAATGGTTTTAAACCTTATGATCATGAATGGTGGCATTTTACCTTAAAAAACGAACCTTTTCCTAAAACGTATTTTAATTTCCCTATTCAATAA
- a CDS encoding thiol-disulfide oxidoreductase DCC family protein yields the protein MVDIPLNKKLILFDGVCNLCNNSVLKVIKYDKKNTFLFTALQSETGKKITKQLHIDTQKVDSIILYEPGISYDIKSTAALKVMNDFGGIWQLTQIGFLFPESFRNFIYDFIAKNRYKWFGKKESCMIPTKELKAKFLD from the coding sequence ATGGTCGATATTCCTTTAAATAAAAAACTAATTCTTTTTGATGGCGTTTGCAATCTGTGCAATAATTCCGTTTTAAAAGTTATAAAATACGATAAGAAAAATACCTTTCTTTTTACTGCTTTACAATCTGAAACTGGTAAAAAAATCACAAAACAATTACATATAGATACTCAAAAAGTAGATTCAATAATTTTATACGAACCTGGCATTTCTTATGATATAAAATCTACAGCTGCTTTAAAAGTTATGAATGATTTTGGAGGAATTTGGCAACTTACCCAAATAGGATTTCTTTTTCCAGAGTCTTTCAGAAATTTCATTTACGATTTTATTGCAAAAAATAGATACAAATGGTTTGGTAAAAAAGAAAGCTGTATGATACCAACCAAAGAATTAAAAGCTAAATTTTTAGATTAA